The genomic region TGCGTAGATTCGACAACAACTGCAATAGAGTATAGTCGGACTTTTATCCCTTAACGTGAATCACGGAGGCGAATTCCTTGAGAAGTGCAGGATCGTCCACCTTTTCCCATAGGGTTCCGGTCACGATGATGTTTGCGCCAGCGGCCACACGGACTGCAGCCGTCTGCGGATCCTTGATGCCACCACCAGTGATAATCGTCATCTCGGTCGCCTTGCGGGTATAGGCAATGTGTTCCACCGGTACAGGTTCCTCGGCACCACTGCCCGCTTCTAGGTACACATAGCGCATGCCCATGAGTTCGGCGGCAATGGAGTTCACCATGCTGAGTTTCGGCTTGTTTGCGGGAACCGGCATCGTACCGCTGATATATTCCACCGTCGTGCGCTTGCCACTGTTGATCAGCTGATAGGCTGTCGGAATCGCTTCCATGTTCAAGGCTCGCACGAGTGCTCCACCGCGCACCTGTTCGTCGATCAGGTAGTTCGGGTTACGGCCACTCACGAGCGTCATGAAAAGCATCGCGTCAAAGCCGGGCACCACCTGCGAGGCTCCACCCGGGAAAAGTACAACAGGCAGGTCCACATTCGCCTTGAGCGCCGCCACCTGCTTCGGAAGCGTAAAGTTACCCAGGAAAGACCCGCCCACCAACAAGAGGTCGGCACCGTTTTCGGCAGCCATCGCGCCAGCCTTCACAAAGGCGACTTCGTCCGAGGTATCCGGATCCAGTAGCACTGCAAAAAGTGCCCCACGTTTCTCGATTTCTGCATTCAGACGGAGTTCTGTCTTCCCAGGTTTCATAAAATATCCTTTCTACCACAAGGGTAACCTCTTAGAAAGATAATAAAAAAGACGAAAAACCGAAGCCCACAAGCCTTTTCTTTGCCCCCATTTGAGGCATTTTCGTTCACCCCACGTTCACAAATCCGCCTTCCAACGCAATTCACCTGCTTTTCCACCCTTTACTTCGGTTAAACTCAGTGCAGGCACAGGCTTAGGCCTCAGAGACCTCTCGCCACATTCTGCCCTGGATTCCGTCGCTGCGCTCCAGGATGACATTCGGCATTTTTCATTTTTCTTACCGTCTACT from uncultured Fibrobacter sp. harbors:
- a CDS encoding geranylgeranylglyceryl/heptaprenylglyceryl phosphate synthase gives rise to the protein MKPGKTELRLNAEIEKRGALFAVLLDPDTSDEVAFVKAGAMAAENGADLLLVGGSFLGNFTLPKQVAALKANVDLPVVLFPGGASQVVPGFDAMLFMTLVSGRNPNYLIDEQVRGGALVRALNMEAIPTAYQLINSGKRTTVEYISGTMPVPANKPKLSMVNSIAAELMGMRYVYLEAGSGAEEPVPVEHIAYTRKATEMTIITGGGIKDPQTAAVRVAAGANIIVTGTLWEKVDDPALLKEFASVIHVKG